Proteins encoded together in one Vitis vinifera cultivar Pinot Noir 40024 chromosome 4, ASM3070453v1 window:
- the LOC100257773 gene encoding small ribosomal subunit protein mS47, whose translation MQRAKAVLSPAVRCSLQRFGVFSHHRSFSALPNYARNDDLQEQVLVEGRAKSRAAILNRPSDLNALTIPMVARLKRLYESWEENSDLGFVIMKGSGRALCSGGDVVALNQLINEGKVEECKKFFETLYKFVYLLGTYVKPNVAIVDGITMGGGAGISIPAMFRVVTDKTVFATPETQMGFHPDAGASFYLSRLPGYLGEYLALTGEKLNGVEMIACGLATHYSLTARLPLIEERLGKLITDDPSVIESSLEQYGDLVYPDKRSVLHKIETIDKCFCHDTVEEIINALENEASSSYDEWSATALKKLKEASPLSLKVTLRSIREGRFQPLDQCLAREYRISLVGITKWVSDDFCEGVRARFVDKDFAPKWDPPSLGEVTKDMVDCYFTRLDEFEPELELPTALREPYM comes from the exons ATGCAAAGAGCTAAAGCAGTGTTGTCACCAGCAGTGAGGTGTTCCCTACAGAGATTTGGGGTTTTCTCTCATCACAGAAGCTTCTCTGCTCTGCCAAATTATGCCCGAAACGATGATCTCCAAGAGCAG GTGTTAGTGGAAGGGAGGGCAAAGTCAAGGGCAGCCATTCTCAATAGACCATCTGATCTCAATGCTCTCACTATTCCAATG GTGGCCCGGCTCAAAAGACTATATGAATCATGGGAAGAAAACTCAGATCTTGGATTTGTCATAATGAAG GGTAGTGGCAGGGCCTTATGTTCTGGTGGAGATGTTGTTGCTCTCAATCAGCTGATTAATGAAG GGAAAGTTGAGGAGTGTAAAAAGTTTTTTGAGACTTTGTATAAGTTCGTATACCTTCTAGGAACGTATGTGAAGCCAAAT GTGGCTATCGTGGATGGTATTACCATGGGAGGTGGCGCTGGAATTTCCATCCCGGCAATGTTTCGTGTGGTAACTGATAAAACG GTTTTTGCCACTCCAGAGACTCAAATGGGATTCCATCCTGATGCTGGTGCTTCATTCTATCTTTCTCGTCTACCAGGATATTTAG GGGAATACTTGGCTCTAACAGGAGAAAAGCTCAATGGTGTAGAAATGATTGCCTGTGGCCTTGCTACACACTACTCACTGACTGCA AGACTTCCCTTGATTGAAGAACGTCTTGGTAAATTGATCACGGATGATCCTTCTGTCATAGAGTCTTCTCTTGAGCAATATGGTGACCTTGTCTACCCAGATAAGAGGAGTGTTCTTCATAA gATTGAGACAATTGATAAATGTTTCTGCCATGATACGGTTGAGGAAATTATTAATGCCTTG GAAAATGAGGCATCCAGTTCATATGATGAATGGTCTGCCACAGCCCTCAAGAAACTGAAAGAAGCCTCCCCATTGAGCTTAAAGGTTACTTTACGATCT ATACGAGAAGGTAGATTTCAACCTCTTGATCAGTGTCTGGCTCGAGAATATCGCATATCTCTTGTTGGGATCACCAAATGGGTCTCTGATGATTTCTGTGAG GGTGTTCGAGCACGGTTCGTGGACAAGGACTTTGCTCCAAAG TGGGATCCTCCAAGTCTGGGAGAAGTAACCAAAGACATGGTTGATTGCTATTTCACCCGACTCGATGAATTCGAGCCTGAACTAGAGCTACCAACGGCATTGCGAGAGCCTTACATGTGA